A section of the Oryza sativa Japonica Group chromosome 1, ASM3414082v1 genome encodes:
- the LOC4326545 gene encoding probable 3-hydroxyisobutyrate dehydrogenase-like 1, mitochondrial, with protein sequence MLASISRSFTRRRPPLPLSAAAAAAAAAMSSSATGVNVSDRPISPDTTRVAWVGTGVMGQSMAGHLLAAGYALTVYNRTASKAEGLVSRGATLAESPRAAAAAADVIFLMVGFPSDVRSTSLDPSTGALAGLAPGGLLVDMTTSDPTLAAEIAEAAAAKSCAAVDAPVSGGDRGARSATLSIFAGGDAAVVARLAPLFKLMGNALYMGGPGAGQRAKLGNQIAIASTMVGLVEGMVYAHKAGLDVAKWLEAISTGAAGSKSLDLYGKRMLERDMAAGFYVRHFVKDLGICLSECQAMGLALPGLALAHQLYVSLLAHGEGGLGTQALILAIERLNNTCLDKKPE encoded by the coding sequence GGCGTGAACGTCTCCGACCGTCCGATTTCCCCGGACACCACCCGCGTCGCCTGGGTCGGGACGGGCGTCATGGGCCAATCCATGgccggccacctcctcgccgccggctacGCGCTCACTGTCTACAACCGCACGGCCTCCAAGGCCGAGGGGCTCGTCTCCCGGGGAGCCACCCTCGCGGAAAgcccgcgcgcggccgccgccgcagccgatgTCATCTTCCTCATGGTCGGCTTCCCCTCCGACGTCCGCTCCACCTCCCTCGACCCCTCCACGGGTGccctcgccggcctcgcccCAGGCGGATTGCTCGTCGACATGACCACTTCCGACcccaccctcgccgcggagatcgccgaggccgcggccgccaaaagctgcgccgccgtcgacgccccggtctccggcggcgaccgcggggCCCGCAGCGCGACGCTCTCCatcttcgccggcggcgacgcggccgtgGTCGCCCGCCTGGCGCCCCTGTTCAAGCTGATGGGGAACGCGCTGTACATGGGCGGGCCGGGCGCCGGGCAGCGCGCGAAGCTGGGCAACCAGATCGCGATCGCGTCCACCATGGTCGGGCTGGTGGAGGGCATGGTGTACGCGCACAAGGCCGGGCTggacgtggcgaagtggctgGAGGCCATCTCCACGGGCGCGGCGGGGTCCAAGTCGCTGGACCTGTACGGGAAGCGGATGCTGGAGCGGGACATGGCGGCCGGGTTCTACGTGCGCCACTTCGTCAAGGACCTCGGGATCTGCCTGTCGGAGTGCCAGGCCATGGGGCTGGCGCTGCCGGGGCTCGCGCTCGCGCACCAGCTCTACGTGTCGCTGCTCGCGCACGGCGAGGGCGGCCTCGGCACGCAGGCGCTCATCCTCGCCATCGAGCGGCTCAACAACACCTGCCTTGACAAGAAACCGGAGTGA